One Rhododendron vialii isolate Sample 1 chromosome 2a, ASM3025357v1 genomic region harbors:
- the LOC131315867 gene encoding eukaryotic translation initiation factor 4E-1-like isoform X2, with protein sequence MVEEVATEEANNNNNNHPRSHDGEEPEEGEILSDDESQTRAVIVESHPLEHPWTFWFDNPSAKSKQAAWGSSIRPVYTFSTIEHFWGLYNNVHHPSKLAVGADFHCFKNNIEPKWEDPVCANGGKWTVSFTRGKSDTCWLYTLLAMIGEQFDHGDEICGAVVNVRAKQEKIALWTKNAANEVAQVSIGRQWKEFLDYSDSVGFIFHVR encoded by the exons atggtggAGGAAGTAGCCACAGAAGAagcaaacaacaacaacaacaaccacccTAGATCACACGACGGCGAAGAGCCAGAGGAAGGTGAGATCCTTTCAGACGACGAGTCACAGACGAGGGCCGTGATCGTGGAGTCACACCCCCTGGAGCACCCGTGGACCTTCTGGTTTGACAACCCCTCCGCCAAGTCCAAGCAAGCCGCTTGGGGCAGTTCTATTCGCCCCGTCTACACCTTTTCCACCATCGAACACTTCTGGGG CCTTTACAACAATGTACACCATCCAAGCAAGTTGGCAGTTGGAGCTGACTTtcattgttttaaaaataacatTGAGCCAAAATGGGAGGACCCTGTATGTGCTAATGGAGGGAAGTGGACTGTGAGCTTTACCAGAGGGAAATCTGACACCTGTTGGCTGTATACG TTGCTGGCAATGATTGGAGAACAATTTGATCATGGAGATGAAATCTGCGGAGCAGTTGTCAATGTTAGAGCCAAGCAGGAAAAGATAGCTCTGTGGACCAAGAATGCTGCTAATGAAGTCGCTCAG GTAAGTATTGGAAGGCAGTGGAAGGAATTTCTTGATTACTCTGACAGTGTAGGGTTTATATTCCATGTAAGATAA
- the LOC131315867 gene encoding eukaryotic translation initiation factor 4E-2-like isoform X1, translating into MVEEVATEEANNNNNNHPRSHDGEEPEEGEILSDDESQTRAVIVESHPLEHPWTFWFDNPSAKSKQAAWGSSIRPVYTFSTIEHFWGLYNNVHHPSKLAVGADFHCFKNNIEPKWEDPVCANGGKWTVSFTRGKSDTCWLYTLLAMIGEQFDHGDEICGAVVNVRAKQEKIALWTKNAANEVAQVSIGRQWKEFLDYSDSVGFIFHDDAKKLDRNAKNRYTV; encoded by the exons atggtggAGGAAGTAGCCACAGAAGAagcaaacaacaacaacaacaaccacccTAGATCACACGACGGCGAAGAGCCAGAGGAAGGTGAGATCCTTTCAGACGACGAGTCACAGACGAGGGCCGTGATCGTGGAGTCACACCCCCTGGAGCACCCGTGGACCTTCTGGTTTGACAACCCCTCCGCCAAGTCCAAGCAAGCCGCTTGGGGCAGTTCTATTCGCCCCGTCTACACCTTTTCCACCATCGAACACTTCTGGGG CCTTTACAACAATGTACACCATCCAAGCAAGTTGGCAGTTGGAGCTGACTTtcattgttttaaaaataacatTGAGCCAAAATGGGAGGACCCTGTATGTGCTAATGGAGGGAAGTGGACTGTGAGCTTTACCAGAGGGAAATCTGACACCTGTTGGCTGTATACG TTGCTGGCAATGATTGGAGAACAATTTGATCATGGAGATGAAATCTGCGGAGCAGTTGTCAATGTTAGAGCCAAGCAGGAAAAGATAGCTCTGTGGACCAAGAATGCTGCTAATGAAGTCGCTCAG GTAAGTATTGGAAGGCAGTGGAAGGAATTTCTTGATTACTCTGACAGTGTAGGGTTTATATTCCAT GATGATGCAAAGAAGCTTGACAGAAATGCCAAGAACCGCTACACTGTATAA